Proteins encoded by one window of Lathyrus oleraceus cultivar Zhongwan6 chromosome 1, CAAS_Psat_ZW6_1.0, whole genome shotgun sequence:
- the LOC127127920 gene encoding polyadenylate-binding protein 3, which produces MAAISSSPKNVVPVAMNGGLGVGRFDNASLYVGDLDGNVNEAQLYDLFSQIAPVVSVRVCRDQTKRSSLGYAYVNFSNAHDAVNAIEHLNFTPLNEKPIRIMFSHRDPSIRKSGFANVFIKNLDTSIDNKALHDTFAAFGPVLSCKVAMDEIGQSRGYGFVQFDNDESAKNAIEKLDGMLINDKKVYVGYFIRRQERSGNGSPKFTNVYVKNLSETYTDEDLKQLFNTYGVITSVVVMKDDNGKSRCFGFVNFQNPESAAASVEGLNGTATNDGKFLFVGRAQRKSEREAELKARFEQEKIKRYEKLQGANLYLKNLDDNLNEEKLKELFSEYGTITSCKVMYDVHGHSKGSGFVAFSTPEEASKAINEMSGKIIGHKPLYVAVAQRKEERKARLQAQFSQIQAPGGVATLPGRIAGYQSAPRLAPQQLYFGQGTPGLIPPQPNGYGFQQQLMPTMRSGVAPNFIMPYHLQRQGHPGPRMVARRVGNFQPVQQNQLPNRNSNQGFRYNGRNGVDPVDPEGLTGQLMDTSVVAVASPINNPRHGGLSNNSLTSALASATPENQRLMLGEHLYPLVGRLTSNHQTAKVTGMLLEMDQSEVIHLIDSPEELKIKVSEAMQVLREASSGSEVDQIGLKE; this is translated from the exons ATGGCTGCGATTTCATCATCACCTAAGAATGTGGTTCCTGTGGCAATGAACGGTGGTCTCGGGGTTGGGAGGTTCGACAACGCGTCTCTGTATGTTGGAGATCTTGATGGGAATGTGAACGAGGCTCAGCTTTATGATCTGTTCAGTCAGATTGCTCCAGTGGTTTCGGTTAGGGTTTGTAGGGATCAGACCAAGAGATCGTCGCTTGGCTATGCTTATGTCAACTTCTCCAATGCTCATGATG CTGTTAATGCAATTGAGCATTTGAATTTTACTCCTCTTAATGAGAAGCCTATTCGTATTATGTTTTCTCATCGAGATCCCAGCATTCGGAAAAGTGGATTTGCAAATGTTTTTATTAAGAATTTAGATACATCAATAGATAACAAGGCTCTCCATGATACCTTTGCTGCCTTTGGACCTGTGCTTTCTTGTAAGGTAGCTATGGACGAGATTGGTCAATCAAGGGGATATGGTTTTGTTCAATTTGATAATGACGAGTCTGCAAAAAATGCCATTGAAAAATTGGATGGAATGCTTATAAACGATAAAAAAGTTTATGTAGGATATTTCATTCGGCGCCAGGAAAGGTCAGGAAATGGATCACCTAAGTTCACTAATGTTTATGTGAAAAACCTTTCTGAAACATACACAGATGAGGACCTTAAACAGCTCTTCAACACCTATGGTGTAATAACAAGTGTTGTGGTCATGAAAGATGATAATGGGAAGTCTagatgttttggttttgtgaaTTTCCAAAACCCAGAATCAGCCGCTGCTTCAGTTGAAGGTCTGAATGGGACCGCAACAAATGATGGAAAGTTTTTGTTTGTCGGGAGGGCTCAAAGAAAATCAGAGAGGGAGGCAGAGTTGAAAGCCAGATTTGAGcaagaaaaaataaaaagataTGAGAAATTACAAGGTGCTAATTTGTACTTGAAAAACCTTGATGACAATCTTAATGAAGAAAAGTTGAAAGAGCTCTTTTCTGAATATGGAACAATAACATCTTGCAAG GTAATGTATGATGTCCATGGTCATAGCAAGGGCTCTGGTTTTGTTGCCTTTTCGACTCCTGAGGAAGCTAGTAAAGCT ATAAATGAAATGAGTGGTAAGATTATAGGACATAAACCCCTATATGTTGCCGTGGCCCAGCGCAAAGAAGAAAGGAAAGCTCGTTTGCAG GCTCAGTTTTCTCAAATTCAAGCACCTGGTGGAGTCGCAACTTTGCCCGGAAGAATTGCTGGATATCAAAGTGCCCCAAGACTTGCTCCACAACAATTGTATTTTGGTCAAGGTACACCTGGTCTCATTCCGCCTCAGCCAAATGGATACGGTTTCCAGCAACAGCTCATGCCAACTATGCGATCTGGTGTTGCCCCAAACTTTATCATGCCATATCACCTTCAAAGGCAAGGTCATCCTGGACCGAGGATGGTTGCACGTCGAGTTGGTAATTTCCAACCGGTGCAACAAAACCAG CTGCCAAACCGTAATTCCAACCAAGGGTTTAGATACAATGGTCGAAATGGCGTGGATCCAGTAGATCCCGAAGGTCTCACAGGTCAATTGATGGATACATCTGTAGTTGCTGTTGCTTCTCCCATTAACAATCCGCGTCATGGTGGGTTGTCTAACAACTCACTTACTTCAGCTTTGGCTTCTGCTACCCCAGAAAATCAACGTTTG ATGTTGGGTGAGCATTTATATCCATTGGTGGGTCGTCTTACATCGAACCATCAGACTGCAAAGGTTACCGGAATGTTATTGGAGATGGATCAGTCCGAGGTTATACATTTGATTGACTCTCCTGAAGAATTGAAAATAAAGGTGTCTGAGGCGATGCAAGTCCTTCGGGAAGCTTCTTCAGGTTCTGAAGTTGATCAAATTGGCTTGAAAGAATGA